In a genomic window of Deltaproteobacteria bacterium:
- a CDS encoding c-type cytochrome yields MKRTMGLCVAALGMTLAFGTGCKKGGAEGGAGGAEPSAAAKEEATNIFKSRCASCHGATGKGDGAASAGLNPKPRNFSDAAWQKGATDEHLENIIVKGGAAVGTSAAMPSNPDLEAKVEVVKALRMHIRTLAGK; encoded by the coding sequence ATGAAGCGAACGATGGGTCTATGTGTGGCGGCGCTGGGCATGACGCTGGCCTTCGGCACCGGCTGCAAGAAGGGCGGAGCCGAGGGGGGCGCTGGCGGTGCCGAGCCCTCGGCGGCGGCCAAGGAAGAGGCGACCAACATCTTCAAGAGCCGCTGCGCCTCGTGCCACGGCGCGACGGGCAAGGGCGACGGCGCGGCCTCGGCTGGCCTGAACCCGAAGCCTCGGAACTTTTCCGACGCGGCCTGGCAGAAGGGCGCCACGGACGAGCACCTGGAAAACATCATCGTGAAGGGCGGCGCCGCGGTGGGCACGAGCGCGGCCATGCCCTCGAACCCGGACCTCGAGGCCAAGGTCGAGGTGGTGAAGGCCCTCCGCATGCACATTCGCACGCTGGCGGGCAAGTAG